A genomic stretch from uncultured Pseudodesulfovibrio sp. includes:
- a CDS encoding biotin carboxylase N-terminal domain-containing protein: MSIQGNKVLIANRGEIAVRIMEACSDLGVPFVALYTEEDSQSGHIDVARKLGGDKSLYRIHNYLDAGDILSVADESGATAIHPGYGFFSENYRFARRVVERDRPMTFIGPSWEVIRDLGDKINTKRLARTIGVPTVPGSDRAIYDELEAEAIAESLFDFQTKMGISRPVVLVKASAGGGGMGIDEVEDMARFRQTYRRIRNYSLRTFNDEGVLIEQRVFNFNHLEVQIVSDRTGINPVHFGTRNCSVQSPGLQKRIEVAPGFRPQDMQYSFDAQKLMDDITKYSLSIAREIKYDNVGTWEWIVTPNGEPFLMEVNTRIQVENGVSACIASVNGNSNVNLIREQIRIGLGEDLGYTQDDVSFKGVGIEYRLIAEDTTQGFTPWVGKIEELKWTDCDWLSMHTHVPLDRTYQIPTEYDPNLALAIIWGKDLEEAKKRGLEFLNDLKLNGGDSSGAGMKSNIPFLIEKTENLLEF, from the coding sequence GTGAGCATTCAGGGAAATAAAGTACTCATTGCCAACAGGGGCGAAATCGCCGTTCGGATCATGGAGGCCTGCTCCGATCTGGGCGTGCCGTTTGTAGCCCTGTATACTGAAGAAGACTCCCAGTCCGGCCATATTGACGTTGCAAGAAAGCTGGGCGGTGACAAATCACTCTACCGTATTCACAACTACCTTGATGCCGGCGACATTCTTTCTGTGGCCGACGAATCCGGTGCAACCGCCATCCATCCGGGATACGGATTCTTTTCGGAAAACTACCGTTTTGCCCGACGGGTCGTTGAACGAGACCGTCCCATGACTTTCATTGGTCCTTCATGGGAAGTTATCCGTGATCTGGGCGACAAGATCAACACCAAACGACTGGCCCGCACAATCGGCGTTCCGACCGTACCCGGCTCTGACCGTGCAATTTATGATGAATTGGAAGCTGAAGCCATTGCTGAAAGCCTTTTTGACTTCCAGACAAAGATGGGCATCTCCCGTCCTGTTGTTCTTGTGAAAGCCTCGGCAGGCGGTGGCGGCATGGGCATTGATGAAGTCGAAGATATGGCCCGTTTCAGGCAAACCTATCGCCGAATTCGCAATTACTCGCTCCGTACATTCAATGACGAAGGTGTGCTCATTGAGCAACGCGTGTTCAATTTCAATCATCTGGAAGTACAAATAGTCTCGGACCGTACCGGCATAAATCCGGTTCATTTTGGAACCCGTAACTGTTCCGTGCAAAGTCCCGGCCTGCAAAAACGTATTGAAGTCGCCCCCGGATTCAGACCGCAGGATATGCAATACAGTTTTGACGCCCAGAAATTAATGGATGATATTACGAAGTATTCCCTCTCCATTGCGCGTGAAATCAAATACGACAATGTGGGCACCTGGGAATGGATTGTCACTCCGAACGGCGAACCGTTTCTCATGGAAGTCAACACCCGTATCCAGGTTGAAAACGGTGTTTCCGCTTGTATTGCCTCAGTGAACGGCAACAGCAACGTCAATCTTATCAGAGAACAAATACGTATCGGTCTCGGGGAAGATCTCGGGTATACTCAGGATGATGTTTCATTCAAGGGCGTTGGCATTGAATACAGGCTTATTGCTGAAGATACCACTCAAGGCTTCACACCCTGGGTCGGTAAAATCGAAGAATTGAAATGGACCGACTGTGACTGGCTCAGTATGCATACACATGTCCCTCTTGATCGAACCTACCAGATTCCCACAGAATATGACCCAAACCTCGCTTTGGCCATCATCTGGGGTAAAGATTTGGAAGAAGCCAAGAAACGCGGTCTGGAATTCTTGAACGACCTGAAACTCAACGGCGGGGACTCAAGCGGTGCTGGCATGAAGTCCAACATTCCCTTCCTTATTGAGAAAACAGAAAATCTGCTTGAATTCTAA